A genomic stretch from Aedes albopictus strain Foshan chromosome 2, AalbF5, whole genome shotgun sequence includes:
- the LOC134286052 gene encoding uncharacterized protein K02A2.6-like, producing MKALSRSYVYWPSLDSEVADYVKACSPCAPTAKSPAAAPPVPWPKPVRPWQRVHIDYAGPVDGDYFLLAVDSHSKWPEIIRTRRITASATISILQSIFARLGMPETLVSDNGTQFTSSEFATFCLTNGIDHVTTAPFHPQSNGQAERFVDTFKRAIKKLEEGRGSTDEAMQTFLLAYRSTPNRSAPDGLSPSEIMFGRRIRTCLELLRPPAERPPPVPPPVDPKKPSMRSFNVNDLVYVKIYAKNAWSWIPGKIVEQVGQVMFNVLTEKRRLVRSHLNQLRSRVSSGFDQDPGINKPSGQKQLPLNVLLDAWNASPRSSSEATASTSHSSDTIRIPSLSPPCPAVESDMSSSSSSTTSSSFESAAASTPTVQARILRRSSRPRRPPARFNQYQRF from the coding sequence ATGAAGGCACTTTCGCGCAGCTACGTCTATTGGCCGTCGCTCGACAGTGAAGTCGCCGATTACGTCAAGGCATGCTCCCCATGCGCCCCAACAGCGAAGTCACCCGCAGCAGCCCCACCTGTGCCGTGGCCCAAGCCCGTCCGTCCCTGGCAACGAGTGCATATAGACTACGCCGGCCCCGTCGACGGTGACTACTTCCTGCTCGCCGTGGATTCCCATTCGAAATGGCCGGAGATCATCCGGACACGTCGTATCACGGCGTCTGCAACGATCAGCATCCTCCAAAGCATTTTCGCACGCCTGGGGATGCCGGAAACGCTCGTGTCAGACAATGGCACCCAGTTCACGAGTTCGGAGTTCGCCACGTTCTGCTTAACAAACGGAATCGACCATGTAACCACTGCACCGTTCCACCCGCAATCTAACGGGCAGGCCGAACGGTTCGTTGATACCTTCAAGCGGGCGATAAAGAAACTCGAAGAAGGAAGAGGTTCAACCGATGAAGCTATGCAAACGTTCTTGTTGGCCTACCGAAGTACACCGAACCGATCAGCACCCGATGGTCTATCGCCGTCGGAAATCATGTTCGGACGTCGTATCCGTACATGCCTCGAACTGCTACGTCCGCCAGCCGAACGTCCTCCACCGGTACCACCACCGGTCGACCCGAAGAAGCCCAGCATGAGGTCGTTCAACGTCAATGACCTCGTCTATGTCAAGATCTACGCCAAAAACGCCTGGAGCTGGATTCCCGGCAAGATTGTCGAGCAAGTAGGACAAGTCATGTTCAACGTACTGACCGAGAAACGTCGCTTGGTTCGATCCCATCTGAACCAACTAAGGAGTCGAGTATCATCTGGTTTCGATCAAGATCCTGGCATCAACAAACCGTCAGGACAGAAACAACTTCCGCTGAACGTCCTTCTTGATGCGTGGAACGCGTCACCCCGTTCAAGCAGCGAAGCGACCGCCTCGACTTCGCATTCAAGTGACACCATTCGGATTCCGTCGTTATCACCACCTTGTCCGGCCGTGGAATCGGACATGTCGTCGTCGTCCTCAAGCACTACATCTTCCAGCTTCGAGTCGGCTGCCGCTAGCACTCCGACCGTACAGGCCAGAATACTTCGTCGATCTTCCAGACCGAGAAGACCGCCAGCGAGGTTCAACCAGTACCAACGGTTCTGA